GAAGTTGATTTTCACATATAAATCACTCATTAGTATATCGATAATCTGTTCGAATGATATACTATCTTCATAGATTGTTTGTTCTTCTATAATGACCCCTTCATGTCCATTTTCCCACAAAATAGATACTTGTTTGGCAAAAAGCTCCTGTATCACTTCTTTGAATAAAATAGGGTCAATTTGATTCTTTTGGATGGAGAAATAAACAAAACGATAAGAATTACTCGACTTGAATTCAACGTGAGCATTTGATTCAGAAGAATAAACTACTTCTCGCCACTTTTTTTCTTCCAACGTAGGAATTGGAAATTGTATATGATGAGGTAATAAAAAAGTAGTTAATAACGAAATATCTTTGGCGGTTAATTCCTCTTCACAAATCCCAATAATCTCATTTTTATCTGTCGTAAACCATTTATAGTTACTATCTAAATCATCAATTCCCGCTATATATATACGTAGTGAAGGGTATATTTTTCTTAAATGATTGATCATTGAAACACCTCTTTCGTTTACCAAGGGTTTTAATAGATAATTGTATCTATCATAATGTTACCATATTCATTTTTAGATAGATAAAAAAACTGTAGACAACATCGTAATCAACGAGTGTCTACAGTTTTTATTATGCTAAACATTTCTTTGCTTCTTCAATTTGGAGTTGTACTTGTTCAAAACCTGTTCCACCAAAGGAATTTCTCCTTTTGACAGCAGCTAGTGGTGATAATACATCGAAAATATCCGAATTGAATAAATTACTTGCTTCTTGCAAATCTTCTAGTGGAAGATCTAATAAGAAATACCCACGTTGGATACATAATAATACTAGCTTTCCTGTTACTTCATGCGCTTCACGGAATGGAACCCCTTTTGCCGCAAGATAATCGGCAAGCTCTGTCGCATTTGAAAAGTCTTTGTGTACTGTATCTCGAAGATGCTCTGTATGGACATTCATTGTACGAACCATGCCTTCAAATATTTTCAACGATCCAACGATTGTATGCACCGTATCAAACATACCTTCTTTGTCTTCTTGCAAATCTTTGTTGTAAGCAAGAGGCAATCCTTTAATGACAGTTAATAAGCCCATCAAGTTCCCATAAACACGACCTGTTTTTCCACGGATTAACTCGGCCATATCAGGGTTTTTCTTTTGAGGCATAATACTTGAACCAGTAGAGAACGAATCATCGAGTTCGATAAAGTTAAACTCTGCGCTTGACCATAAAATAATTTCTTCTGCAAATCTGGATAAATGCGCCATTAACATAGAAGAATTACTTAAAAACTCTACGATGAAATCTCGATCACTTACCGCATCCATGCTATTTGCATATACTTGAGCAAAACCTAAATACTCAGCAGAAAGCTTACGATCAATTGGGAAAGTAGTTCCTGCAAGCGCACCAGCTCCAAGTGGAGAAATGTCTATACGTTTTATAGAATCATTAAAGCGTTCTTTATCTCTTTCAAGCATCCAAAAATATGCCATTAAATGATGAGCAAATGAAATTGGCTGTGCACGTTGTAAATGGGTATATCCAGGTGCAAGTGTTTCCACATGGATTTCTGCTTGTGCCACAATTGTTTTTTGGAAAAGCTCGATCAACTCGATGATTTCTGCTACTCTATTTTTCAAAAATAGGTGCATATCAGTTGCTACTTGATCGTTTCTGCTGCGACCAGTATGCAATTTACCACCGACAGGACCAATTAAATCAATTAACATTTTTTCTAAATTTAAATGAATATCTTCATTTGCAACAGTAAACTCTAATGTATTTTCTGCTGCGCGTTTTTTTAATTGTACAAGTCCACCTAAAATCTTCTGCACATCTTCTGCAGGTAAAATATTGCAGTCTCCAAGCATTTGAACATGCGCAATACTTCCATCCAAATCTTCCATTACTAATGTTTGGTCGAAACTAATAGATGCTCCAAATTTATCTACCCATTGTTCTGCTGATTTTTGAAATCTTCCGCCCCAAAGTTTGGTCATGCTTTCACCTTCCCTGCTCCTTTATTCACCATCGCATGAACTTTAGTTGGAAGACCCCAAAGTTCGATAAATCCAACTGCTGATGCAT
The nucleotide sequence above comes from Psychrobacillus glaciei. Encoded proteins:
- the argH gene encoding argininosuccinate lyase, with product MTKLWGGRFQKSAEQWVDKFGASISFDQTLVMEDLDGSIAHVQMLGDCNILPAEDVQKILGGLVQLKKRAAENTLEFTVANEDIHLNLEKMLIDLIGPVGGKLHTGRSRNDQVATDMHLFLKNRVAEIIELIELFQKTIVAQAEIHVETLAPGYTHLQRAQPISFAHHLMAYFWMLERDKERFNDSIKRIDISPLGAGALAGTTFPIDRKLSAEYLGFAQVYANSMDAVSDRDFIVEFLSNSSMLMAHLSRFAEEIILWSSAEFNFIELDDSFSTGSSIMPQKKNPDMAELIRGKTGRVYGNLMGLLTVIKGLPLAYNKDLQEDKEGMFDTVHTIVGSLKIFEGMVRTMNVHTEHLRDTVHKDFSNATELADYLAAKGVPFREAHEVTGKLVLLCIQRGYFLLDLPLEDLQEASNLFNSDIFDVLSPLAAVKRRNSFGGTGFEQVQLQIEEAKKCLA
- a CDS encoding PucR family transcriptional regulator, translated to MINHLRKIYPSLRIYIAGIDDLDSNYKWFTTDKNEIIGICEEELTAKDISLLTTFLLPHHIQFPIPTLEEKKWREVVYSSESNAHVEFKSSNSYRFVYFSIQKNQIDPILFKEVIQELFAKQVSILWENGHEGVIIEEQTIYEDSISFEQIIDILMSDLYVKINFFVGPFKKSLKDVAQHFQSLTNVAKKVFIYSNKTVVTYIDALPFLLINQTEPDLRTDISQTILQETLTDEETLKMIEVFFQCNLNISETSKFLHMHRNSLQYRLDRFFEKTGIDVRQFHHAMTVYLALLSRK